Part of the Vigna unguiculata cultivar IT97K-499-35 chromosome 3, ASM411807v1, whole genome shotgun sequence genome, TTACATAATTCATGTGATGATTATGTAAATCACTTATTGAAGTTCAGAGAAAGCATGCGGCGGAATTCCAAAATAGAATGTTTGCTAAAGGTGGTGGAGACAGGGATGGGATGTAAAGTGGTGGGACTTGGTGGGAGATGAGATTCATATGGAAATCGAGGGTGACCAAACTAGTATTGGACTTTAGGCTAATATGGAAATTAAGGATGACTAAACTGATATGGAAATTGAGGCTAATATGGAAATCCTGGTGTACCAGAGTTATCAGGTTCACCAGGCTGACCTGGAAATTCAGGTTGATTTGGGAATCCAGGTGTAGCAGGATTATCAGGTTCACCAGGCTGACTTGAAAATTGAGGTTGATTTGAAAATCCTGACGTAGCAGGGTTATCAGGTTCACCAGGCTGACCTGGAAATTCAGGTTGATTTGGGAATCCTGGCGTAGCAGAATTACCAGGTTCACCGGGCTGATCTGAAAATTGAGGTTGATATGAAAATCCTGGCGTAACAGGGTTACTAGGTTCACCAGGCTGACTTGGAAATTCAGGTTGATTTGGAAATCTTGGTGTAGCAGGGTTACCAGGTTCACCAGGCTGACCTGAAAATTCAGATTGATTTGGGAATCCTGGCATAGCAGGATTACCAGGTTCACCAGGCTAACATAGAAATTGAGGTCGATCTGGAAATCCTGGCGTAGCACCAGGTTCACCAGGCTGACTTGAAAATTCAAGCTAATATGGAAATTGAGAGGACATGGCTAGTTGAATTTCAGTTAGTAAGAGATTGACTAAATGAAGAGCAAATGCGCATGTATTTCAAAGAAGAGTGGTTTGCCTTTTGTAGACAATCAACATGACCACTttgcaatttctttttctaagtTGACATTCTCATATTTaaataacatgtttttttatttatgtgattACTATGTTGTTGGCAATGAagattcaaaactaaaatattgtGTCCCACCCTTTTTTCCAATGACCAATTCAAcaattattacttattattttggtttactAGATTTGCTAGTCCTGAGGGAAGTCATtctaagtttaaattttatcatcaagtaattaataattaaaaagttaatatttattttacactTCTCTCGAGGCAGCAGAATATACAAGGCGCGCCAAATTTTGAGACATATAAATTCAacaatttctattaatttttttttgtaagttaATTCATGAacatatgttttttcttttttgcaggTGTTGTAATGATTgaaatgttgtatttatttgaaatgaaagaaaaagtaaagaatGGAGTTTAATTCTTATGGGCATTGGGATTAATTAAGCTTGTGCCTCTTATTTATTTGTCTCGGGAAGATTCGCTCCAAAATATCTTATCCTTTCGTACGCTCTCGACAAGCCGTGGATACCAAAAAGGAAAGCTTTAAATCTTATATATGCTGTAGGGATGTGACCTAGGACGAggagtagggatggcaacggggcggggcggggacgggtttcgctatctcaTATTCATctccgcataaaaaattcatccccatccccatacccaaacccaacgggtatcaaacttttttcccatccccatccccatcgggtaacgggtataatctcgtacccatacccgtacccgtgttctaactactttaatattaatttttataaaagaaaaaaaattacggtaaagaaaacataatattatgaaatagtaatattatgaggattttcttcgatgccaaataccttaaaataaattataattgtttacattttatattagaataccaaataaaatttcatgtgaaccaaaacatttattaaatttgcaaactacaacattgatgaacttagttgataaaattaaaaaatatttcaaaaaaatataaaaggaaaacaaatattcaaattaaaatatattttaaatgtttgtttacttcaattttttaaattctaatgaatctcttttttatacactaataaaagttataatatatcacttgatcaaaatgacacaaagaacaaataataaacataataataaaaggaaaacaaatattcaaattaaaatatattttaaatgtttgtttacttcaattttttaaattataatgaatctcttttttatacactaataaaatttataatacatcacttgatcaaaatgacacaaagaacaaataataaacataataataaaattttgacataaattttgtatcttttgaacttcaatatatgttggatagtgacaaaaaaatattcatagcaattacattaaatttttatattgtagtaaataaaagttatttatacaattaaagtgaaaaaaattacagtatgattaatagtgagttataaaataacaaataattagatagaatatatcgaaatattattctacatgatgaaaataaacaataaataaaaatattaaaaaactaacaaatgtgtgttttagaaataatttgagagattatcgaaagaaatcgtacaaagaaaatcaaatgtataattaaggtatgataagatgaaaaataccttagagaactaattattaaattatgtttgaagtggttaaaattaaatagaaatatcattagtgaccaaaaaatttgtcattaaattacaaataaattagtaattaaattggtcactaaattaagtaccgattcgatcattgaatcggtcactaatttagtcattgattcagacaataaatcaactactaccaccaatgacgaaaaatcagtcaccatttcatgtttttcttgtagtgaattatcatatactattcctaaatatcattatatatatatatatatatatatatatatatataattttaaccacttcaaacagaatttaaagtgaaaaaattacattatgattaataatgagttataaaacaaaaaataattagatagaatatatcgaaatattattctacatgatgaaaataaaaacaataaataaaaatattaaaaaactaacaaatgtgtgttttagaaataatttgagagactatcgaaaaaaaaacaaatcaaatgcataactaaggtatgataagacgaaaaatatcttagagaattaagaaaacttttcaaatatcaacatatatacttaatggttgaaaaataacgaaaattattttaatgaaaaaaagagttcttcaaattaaacaaaaattaataataataataagtaaataatttttttatattaccctaaattgagagtataaacattctcatgtgaaagaaaaatttataataaataaaatattaaaaaataatataaatattcaaatgtgaggcataattttttttaattaacatacatcattttaacataattacataaaggttatgataagataaaaaaatatattggagatgagaatgagtttcatgacaaatgaaataattaaaagaaataaaaaatagaaaatatatatatatatatatatatatatatatatatatatatatatatatatatataggggttacttgattaattgtgaatattttaataatttaaacgagaatggagatatggcggggacgggtattatggcgggtatatgtacatccccatacccatccccatacccaactgaaaaagtcggggattccccatacccgtacccatacccagtcaatgcggggattccccgttaAAAcagggacgggttcggacaatacccacggagacgggtttatttgccatctctaacgAGGAGTTATTAGGTTCTTAATCATATGACAGTAGATTGAAATGCATTTATGGTTTCCTAATCCAAGCTTGCCATCTTCTCTTCTTCCAAAATATATAGATTCGTCcgtttatttaatataataacacACTTAAGATATTGctctaaaaataatttcaattattttattaattatataatacaaGATTTGAATAATCAAGCAATTTTTTACTTTCTCGataaatgatttattaaattcaaaataaatcatatacCAATCGGCTCATCttactattaaaattttaattttttaacgtCAGTTAAAAATATTCCATAAccgttattatttttatttttgtcaaatatTTACCGACATAAAATTtggtgtcataaaaatataataatgttgATTTATTATAACTgccaataaaattattagaatgaattttaatcatttctatatttattttaaaaatttatcatcaaatatttaataacggTTGTAACCACTGGCAAACCATAAtcttttattagaaaaatctcatttttagtGGCAATTGGTATTGTCAGCAAAatcataactttaaaaaatcttttcaatatttagtggtagttctaatTACTACTAaatcattatcttttaaaagtaaaaataaatgtatgtgAATGAacctaaattatttattgatgaaCACTACACCTAAAAGatagtttatttaaatagttGGATTTTATCCATATATACACAAAGAAGAAAGAGCAAGGGAGTGAACTTCCTCGTCCTTTCTTAATTTATCCTTCTATAATTAAAAGCATAAAACATGAAACTCTTTTAAAATGCATAATGGGTGACCTCGTAATGGTTGGTCCACAACAAGTCTAGTTCTTGGTGAAGGATAAGGGTGACTTTGGTGGtttcaaaattaaagttgtGAGTCAAGTTTATGTGCGTGTATGTGGTGAAAGTGAATATTTGAGAGGGAAATAGTGTGAAATTTGAGATGGTCACTTTGGgtaacttaaaaaatatgatagcataaaaataaataaaattgtaaccGATTTTGTGACTGTTATTTTATGGTTGAAAAACCAGTCATGAAATCAATCActcatttaagaaaaatatatttggtcAATGATTCAATCATTAATAGTCATTGTCATTTTCGGTCACGAAAATTAATCACTACttcccattttttttcttggaggggtaaaacttaatttttctatattaaataatcaattacaaCGTATGGTGATCAAGTAACTTGTATCAATGTTTGAATGTGCTTATGTTACTAaagtttttcttatttaattatgttttggatATTTCCATAGATGTTGTTACATGTGTTATGCATTATAACttagaaatttattttcaagACATTCTAAAACATCATAAGGTCTAAATCATAGTCTATAGAGAAAACATCAAATGCACAAATACCGAATATAATAAAagctttaaaatatttttaagattgaCTAGCTCCAACATTTGATGATCACTTGAGCTTTCTTGTTGCTACAAtaataaaagtacaaaaataatttactatttatagGAAAAGATATAAGATggaataaaaattacaaatatacaattgtataatttattttaaatgatatgatatattttgttaaacatagctaatttaaaaaacaaacgTAACTATAGATTTGCAGCATCCAATCTTGTGATTGGTCCTTATCTCTTATATTCAAGAAGAACATGCACTACAAAAAAGTAGATATTTGTAACGGTTAAAATTACATGTTTTAACGGTTAAAAACCGTCACATATGAAATTTCTAAAAGTTTAAATGattgttaaaattatacataaaatacagtttgtaacaaaaaaaattaatcggCGGTATTGctgtcaagaaaaaaaaattactaacaattaaaaatcgttacaaaatgtatttttattttatcatattttatcatattttgacagttaaaaaccgtcacaaaatatatcatatgttaacaattaaaagttgtcacaaaatatatcatattttaacaattaaaaatagccacagaatatattatattttaatagttaacaATTACAAgaaacatgtttaaaatatttttaaaattataaaaatatttattaattgtttttcattCATGTGATAAccaatattataattatctattttattcaaaattattctttattgatttatatattacaaaaaaatattctacTTTCCAGATATACTCTTTATTATGCACTTAGATGATAATCAACAAAATTAAGATCATTGGTCTTATACTCTACACTTAGATGACAATTAACAAAATGAAGATCACTGATCTTATACTCTGCACTTAGATGATAATGAATAAATGCAGACCATTGATCCTTTTGGATACCATAAGAAACGTTGTCAATTAATTGTTCTATTGATGAAGAAATATCATAAACAccgttaaaaaaaaattcaaatgcaAATTGAAAAGCAAATCTATGTACATTTATACTCACTAGGATCATCAAAATGTACTCTATCTCTAGTAGAGAATATGCAGTAGAAACGACCagcaagaaaataaaagatcaaTGTAAGCAACAATACCCAATTTCTGGAGAGCATTGTATATTCCCTCAGCTTCATATGTATACCTATTAGGCCCAATAGATGATACGGCCCATTAAGGCCCAATTTGCTTCACCTCAGAAAGAGGTTACAAGATACAACTATTAAGTGAAATATTTGCATGCCCACAAATCTTGTCAGTACGATTACGCTTTCACAGTAAATATTCACAAGATATTTCGTGTATCTGGTAAGTTATCAGATTGTCATTGTTATTACGGTATTACAGTAAGTTATTATTTCACTAATATTAGTTATTATGTTATCTGTTTTATCACACGGGTTAATGCCTAAATACATGGTATCAGAATGTATATAAGATATTCATGGTAACTGAACTGATCTTTGTAAGTACCGGAGGATGAGATAGCTTTCTGAAAGATCTGCATTGGACAGACAGCAGTTTAGAATAGAAATATCCAATGAATGCATCCTACAACTCACAAGAAATGTTTGGAACATTAAtcagttttaatttttgaattattattattatcacgataaggaaaacatttaaaaaatatattaaaagaccATGTTTTAGAAGAGCTTTGACAAACCATATTAGAGAGAATAATCATCCAATCCTGAACCACACTACCTGCATCATATTGCAAATCCCTTGAATTTCTAGTTCACTGAGTTTAGGAAGGTCGTTACCTTATAAAACTGAGCCAAAACAAGATGATGTCTATTTTGATCATCTCCTTGTTCTATCTCATCCAAATCATCATCATCGTCCTCTTCATTTAGTGGAAGTTCATCATCATCCTCCTCAACCAATTCCCACTTCATTCTGAGCCATGAGACATGCTTGCTGGCActtctaataattaataaaggaaaaagaatcGGAGCTTAGTAAGATATAAGAGTAGTGCACTATTGtgaccaaaaaataaaagaatttcaagTTGGAGTAACAATGCAGAGCTTAAAAGTAATAGAGTAAGACTACTAAAGCTGAGAGGTTGGATCAGAAAATGAGAAACAGAACTAAAGGATTTGCTTTGGCTTACATGGTTTTCtacaaaaacaaacaacattTGAACATAGAAGAGCACAACGATGCTTAGCTTTCTTCTCATTGCAAAAAGTGGACCTCACAAATAAACTATGAGAAGAATAAATGGTTAGAAGCTGACTCCTATCATATACTACACTGCCACTAAAATTGATAAACCATTAACTAACTTCTCAATTTAGGTAGCTACACATCATGACACAATCTTTAATTATCAGTCATTAAAGCAAGAACTACTTCGGTTGACCCCATTTGATTGCACATCTTCACTTGACCAAACCTACTTTTGTAAAATCATGGTACAGGCCGGTGTTGCTGTACTACTATTTTATCACGTAATGCTTTCTACTCTTTTGCTAACAGTAATCCCAGGGAGTAATGGTTTCACAATATGACACATACCAAATCTGTCGCATGAATATCTCAGCATGCATTCTAAAATCTAAATACTAGTTATACAACAAATCTGTTGGATTAATATCTTGACATGCACtccaaaatttaaatactagTCTTCTAACTAAatctttacaaaaaaaaaaaaaggatttgcTGCCCGGTATGAGGGAAAGAATCTGTCCACTTTGATCATTTTCAGAAGAGAAACACACTGTATATTTGTGAGTCGAGTAGATTTTAATAGAGTTATAGTTTTAACACGTTTTACATTAAATATGCCAAGTACTGTAAAGCTACACATAAACAACACGTGAACCAAAGCTAGCTTGACTATTGGAACAATGTGAATGTAATAGTTTGACAAAATCGTGTTCAGGCTAAGGTGACAAAATTTTGCAGGGCAGAATGAGGTATTGAAGATTAGAGTTTTATAAACtacaatgatattttgttgttttgcaaTGAATacgaaagaaaatataaagtatGCAGCTCAGCCAAAGTCATTGACGTTTAGCCATGGAAGTATAAAAGACAAGACAACATATTTTTATTGGGGTTGAGCCACATGAGAAAACCTTCtttgcaaaaaaatttaaagtaccAATCCATGAGACTGAGCAACCAAGAAAACCCTTCCAAAAAGGAAAGGTCAAGTGATAAGCACTAAGACAAGGGGATGAGCTGAGAAGGTAACCCACTTATGAAGTTGGGCTAAACACTACCCAaaaattcctataaataaaattctcagATCTTCATTCTAGACATTGAGTGGAGAGTTACAAATAAAGGTCTGTAAGACACGAGAGAGATGTTCTTATTGAAAAATCTATGTTTAGATGTTGTTGGAATTGTATTGCATTACTCTCTAAGTAGTTGAACTCTCTCGTGTCCAGATTTGATGTATTCAATTTtgattctatatatttttactttttaggtATTTATCTATGTTTTCATTCAATTGTTTGTAATTTGATTTATACTTAATGGTGAATTAACAACGCATCTTATATTATTGGTTTGGATTGAATTGGAAGACTAATCTCTCAAACTGAGGTCCTATCAAACTATTATACCATTGATAAGTCCTTAAAAACAATGTAGCTACACCCCTCAGAGAGTCTACTTTATTCGTGGTTTTAGTCAACTTATACAACATAAAGTTGAAGGAAGAAAATTTTGGATGACGAGATTTATTTGGATTACAAGTAATTGATCGTTCGTATTGATTTTAAAGATCACACTtgaatttagaatatataaatataaacattaaaaatagacAAGATTAGTGTCACTAAGTTCACGccaattttatttgtttaaaattttctttttatatttatcgatactaatttaaataaattagtttagtttagtGTCTGTTAGTTAAATCAATgctgattttatttatttttaatattttttatagttagTGTATAtgttaacattaataaatataatattaatttaatatttttttataatatttgaaagctaaattaatcttttctcatttttttattaatttactattatttttcaataattaaattattgtatcAATTTTAGGGTGTTAGGAAAATAATAGATTGAATAAGGATCCTTTAATCAACAACCAAACATATATATCCTagtaataattttcaaattcctTTTTGGTAAGGAAAGGCTGAGATGTTGATCAAGTATTATATTTCGGAAAATATTAGTTTGGAAAGGACAAGATGGAGAGACATATAAATCAAGgctataaatacataaaataattgaatgtggagtatttaaataaagcctaattcattttctcatttcCACACATGTGAAATTCACGAAAAGATCTTCTAAggttttaatatattatgataaataataaaaaccagATATGTAAAGAAATATTTCTTTCCATAGATTATATTCTTTGATTAGTTTCAAccaattaaacaataaaaaggagttttatacaattttttattcatggAGGAAAACAGTGAAAGGAAAATAGAAATTGAAAGAAGAACTGTTACATACAATTTTAGTATATATTGGGtgaattcattttattttactgcGATGAAATAATAGGATGAAACAGAATgcattttacaattttgtatGTCGACATCTATTAATTAGTGGTTCATGGTAATGAGTTgggaaaatgttaaaaataacatatgaaGGGAATGCAAAAACAGAGGTAGTggaattaaaggaaaaaaaaagagctTGTGGAGGGAAAAAGAGAGCATACAAGAGATATATAAAGTATgagcaaaatatatattatttattagattGCCCTAATCATTTATTAaacatgaaagaaaagaaaggatgAAATGGAAAAATGGATGGAAAGGAGAGTAGAAATTAGGGCACAAGTATCCTTTAGTTTAGGGGGCACCGGTGGTTgaaggtggtggtggaggaCACACTAAGCCCAAGAAGTTGCAAGTAATAGCCACGAATGGCAATGGTTGTAATGGTGACAATGATGGTGAAGGTGCTAATGATGCTGGATTTGAAAAGTTAGGAATCTCCACAAGATCGCGTGCTGCCAGTGCTCCCTCCATCATGCCTGAGAAGGAAATAGCAATCACAAAACCCACAATTATCCATTTTTCACAGAGAGAACCCATGCTTATGCCTCCTCCAGTGTcaactttaacttttattatactTCACACACTCCCACATTCCCTTTTATACACagatatttcaataaaatattaattaataatttctttttatatacaatATGGTAAACTCTCTCTCTTAGTGGAATATGTGTATTAAGACTACTCTATCAGTAAAAGTTTAATGCATTTTGTTGAGTATTTAATTCAAtcttttttctctaaaattaataataataatgaaatgtatATCTATATCAAGTTTTGTAATCTAGTTTTATAaggaaaaatttagaaaaaaagtattctattaaaaaaatattaacgaaccattttatgaaaattaattatcaacaaatatatgaatatttcattatatatgTTTACGTGATTATTacacttttttgttgttgtcgTCAATGGTTAACAGTATACTTacttaatattattgaatattttattaattagttattaatatgGTTAGTTAGGTGTCTGACAATCCAACATTAGCGACGGCTGCAATGAAGCCACGACACTGATCTATGGTGAAGTAGTAATTAGTTTTAATGATTCATTGTTACCCCAAGCTACCACACTATATCTAGGGCCACAAACTTTGATTCTCTCATTCAACAAATTTTACCCTGAGAGTGTGACTGGGTTTGAATTTTGatgaaaatgtatattttttttccataaaattataggtaataataaatataaagataaatgtttCCCCTTTTAGAAATACTCGTTGCAATTCCTCAACTCATTATAACAATCTTCTTGCTTTTGTTGAATCTTATCCCTTAATATTGAAAATATCAcattaattagaaatatatgaacttataattaatttataaacttaaattatatttaaattcagtTTTTGAAATGATTCatgtcatttaaaaataaaattaattatacaatcAATTTATATTTGTGAAATTGAACTATTAATATGAAAGTACaccatttattatatatagttagTATATATCAACcatttgaattttctattttctctatgTGTAATCcaactttattttaatcttttaaaaagtaTCCTTTTACAGACACTG contains:
- the LOC114175027 gene encoding uncharacterized protein LOC114175027, which translates into the protein MKWELVEEDDDELPLNEEDDDDDLDEIEQGDDQNRHHLVLAQFYKIFQKAISSSGFPNQSEFSGQPGEPGNPATPRFPNQPEFPSQPGEPSNPVTPGFSYQPQFSDQPGEPGNSATPGFPNQPEFPGQPGEPDNPATSGFSNQPQFSSQPGEPDNPATPGFPNQPEFPGQPGEPDNSGTPGFPY